Proteins from a genomic interval of Coccinella septempunctata chromosome 2, icCocSept1.1, whole genome shotgun sequence:
- the LOC123307114 gene encoding uncharacterized protein LOC123307114, protein MIQNYQDAKAKFGRPSLFVTFTCNPNWREIKENMHINILNPQDRPELIARVFQLKMMEFFKDVEESKIFGKVIAFVYVTEFQKRGLPHMHCLLFLSEKDKLRNPDDIDKLICAELPEENTRLFDVVMSTMIHGPCGNCNPNSPCMLD, encoded by the coding sequence ATGATTCAAAATTACCAAGACGCTAAGGCCAAATTTGGCAGACCATCCCTATTCGTCACGTTCACATGCAATCCAAACTGGCGTGAAATCAAAGAAAATATGCATATTAACATTTTGAATCCACAAGACAGGCCAGAACTGATCGCAAGagtttttcaactgaaaatgatggaatttttcaaagatgTGGAAGAAAGTAAAATTTTCGGCAAAGTGATCGCTTTTGTCTACGTCACCGAATTCCAAAAGCGAGGGTTGCCTCATATGCATTGCTTATTATTTTTGTCCGAAAAGGACAAGTTACGAAATCCCGATGACATAGACAAGTTGATCTGCGCCGAACTTCCAGAAGAAAACACTAGGCTTTTCGACGTAGTAATGTCTACCATGATTCATGGACCATGCGGAAATTGTAATCCGAATTCCCCCTGCATGTTAGACTGA